A part of Brassica rapa cultivar Chiifu-401-42 chromosome A05, CAAS_Brap_v3.01, whole genome shotgun sequence genomic DNA contains:
- the LOC103868845 gene encoding NAC domain-containing protein 16 gives MANSCLKEGRFSAPGFRFHPTDEELVVYYLKRKICGRKLRINAIGVVDVYKVDPTELPGLSVLKSGDRQWFYFTPRNRKYPNAARSSRGTATGYWKATGKDRIIVYNSRSVGLKKTLVFYRGRAPNGERTDWVMHEYTMDEEELGRCKNAKEYYALYKLYKKSGAGPKNGEEYGAPFQEEEWVDDDDDREEADNVAVLDDHVVRYENNPRVDDGVFCNPVNVRSDDFNKLLNEIPYAPGLAPRQMNELSGVMQVNNEEEIQSTLLNNSSGEFLAPSEVGMFLPNYQPNSMHSSYQSHAANSFDATEVKSAFNASGMAPFLFEKEDYIEIDDLLTPEKGAASVEKPAQFLNPGEYEHFNDYDQLFHDVSMSFDLEPVFQGTSTDLTSLSNFADNGRQHFLYQQQFQNQTLESQANSFMDPNPNVNQFIDDMWFKDAQADLYDQTQSSSLAFASPSSGVMPESKNPVMSVNAQEQECQNGGETSSQFSSAMWALLDSIPSTPASACEGPLNRTFVRMSSLSRIRFSATSVTTSKVTAAKKGIGNRGFLLLSVVGALCAIFWVFIIATVGVQGRHRDLNLS, from the exons ATGGCGAATTCGTGTTTGAAAGAAGGTAGATTCAGCGCACCAGGTTTCCGGTTTCACCCGACGGATGAGGAGCTGGTGGTGTATTATCTGAAGAGGAAGATCTGTGGGAGAAAGCTTAGAATCAACGCAATCGGTGTCGTTGATGTCTACAAAGTGGATCCTACCGAGTTGCCTG GTCTGTCGGTATTGAAGTCTGGAGATCGGCAGTGGTTCTACTTCACGCCAAGGAACAGGAAGTATCCAAACGCAGCTAGGTCGAGTAGAGGCACTGCAACTGGTTATTGGAAGGCTACAGGGAAGGATAGAATCATAGTGTACAACTCAAGATCGGTAGGACTCAAAAAGACTCTTGTTTTCTATAGAGGTCGTGCACCTAATGGTGAGCGTACTGACTGGGTGATGCACGAGTACACAATGGATGAAGAAGAACTCGGCAGATGTAAGAACGCCaag GAGTATTATGCTCTTTATAAGCTGTACAAGAAAAGTGGGGCTGGTCCCAAGAACGGTGAAGAGTATGGTGCTCCGTTCCAAGAAGAAGAATGggtcgatgatgatgatgatagagAAGAGGCAGATAATGTTGCTGTGCTGGATGACCATGTGGTCCGTTACGAGAATAACCCTCGTGTGGATGATGGTGTTTTTTGCAATCCTGTCAATGTTCGGTCAGATGATTTCAACAAGCTTCTCAACGAGATCCCATATGCACCTGGGCTTGCTCCAAGACAAATGAACGAGCTTTCTGGTGTTATGCAG GTTAATAACGAAGAAGAGATACAGAGCACGTTGCTGAATAATTCTTCTGGTGAGTTTCTTGCCCCCTCGGAAGTCGGAATGTTCTTGCCAAATTACCAGCCAAACAGCATGCACTCGAGCTATCAGTCCCATGCAGCAAACTCATTTGATGCTACTGAGGTCAAGTCAGCTTTCAATGCATCTGGTATGGCACCTTTCCTGTTTGAGAAGGAGGATTACATTGAAATAGATGATCTTCTTACCCCTGAAAAAGGAGCTGCTTCAGTTGAGAAGCCTGCACAGTTCTTGAACCCCGGTGAATATGAACACTTTAATGACTATGACCAATTGTTCCATGACGTCTCCATGTCTTTCGATTTAGAACCTGTGTTTCAGGGAACTTCCACAGATCTGACTTCTCTGAGTAATTTTGCTGACAACGGAAGGCAGCACTTCCTTTATCAACAACAGTTTCAGAACCAGACCCTTGAGAGTCAGGCCAACAGCTTCATGGATCCTAACCCAAATGTCAATCAATTTATTGACGATATGTGGTTTAAAGATGCTCAGGCTGATCTCTATGATCAAACACAATCTTCTTCTCTAGCATTTGCTTCACCTTCATCAG GTGTGATGCCTGAATCCAAGAACCCTGTTATGAGTGTTAATGCCCAAGAGCAGGAATGCCAAAATGGTGGTGAAACAAGTAGTCAGTTCTCATCAGCTATGTGGGCCTTGCTGGACTCAATACCTTCAACACCAGCCTCTGCCTGTGAGGGTCCACTTAATAGGACCTTTGTGCGTATGTCTAGCTTGAGCCGCATCAGGTTCAGTGCGACGTCAGTGACTACTAGCAAAGTTACCGCAGCAAAGAAGGGTATCGGAAACAGAGGTTTTCTTCTCTTATCAGTTGTGGGTGCTTTGTGTGCCATCTTCTGGGTGTTCATCATAGCTACAGTTGGAGTCCAGGGGAGACATCGTGACCTAAACTTAAGTTag
- the LOC103868849 gene encoding uncharacterized mitochondrial protein AtMg00810: protein MKDLGQMHYFLGIQATFHSNGLFLNQQQYAENILAVASMSNCNPVATPLPTQLNQIPQKKELFSNPTYYRTLAGKLQYLTLTRPDIQYSVNYICQKMHSPTVSDFDLLKRILRYVRGTTDMGINFTKETDFVVRAYSDSDWGGCPSTRRSTGGFCTFLGSNLLSWSSLKQPSVSRSSTEAEYRSLSETATELHWIGSVMRELGIPMQTTPELYCDNLSSVHLTTNPSFHKRSKHFELDYHYVRERVALKALVVRHIPAQQQLADIFTKSLSAGAFQNLRAKLGVVVPPSLSLRGGYRNFT from the coding sequence ATGAAGGACTTGGGACAGATGCATTACTTTCTCGGCATTCAAGCGACCTTCCACTCCAATGGTCTCTTCCTCAATCAACAGCAGTATGCAGAAAACATACTCGCTGTAGCTTCAATGTCTAACTGCAATCCAGTCGCTACTCCACTACCGACTCAGCTAAATCAGATTCCTCAGAAGAAGGAACTGTTCTCAAATCCAACTTACTATCGCACTTTGGCAGGTAAGCTCCAATACTTGACGCTGACACGTCCTGATATCCAGTACTCTGTCAACTACATCTGTCAGAAGATGCATTCTCCCACAGTCTCCGACTTCGATCTGCTCAAACGAATCCTCAGATACGTCAGGGGAACGACAGATATGGGTATCAACTTCACAAAAGAAACAGATTTTGTTGTTCGAGCTTACAGTGACAGTGATTGGGGAGGTTGTCCTTCCACTCGTCGCTCCACTGGAGGTTTCTGCACATTCCTCGGCTCAAATCTTCTATCTTGGTCATCCCTGAAGCAACCTTCTGTCTCTCGCAGCTCAACCGAGGCAGAGTATCGATCACTCTCAGAAACGGCAACAGAACTTCACTGGATTGGCTCTGTGATGCGCGAGCTTGGAATTCCTATGCAGACTACACCGGAATTGTACTGCGACAACCTCTCCTCCGTGCACCTCACTACCAATCCATCTTTTCACAAACGATCGAAGCACTTTGAGCTCGATTATCACTACGTCCGTGAAAGAGTCGCTCTCAAAGCTCTGGTCGTTCGTCATATCCCAGCTCAACAACAGCTCGCCGATATTTTCACCAAATCCCTTTCTGCGGGGGCGTTTCAGAATCTCCGGGCCAAACTTGGCGTCGTCGTTCCTCCGTCGCTAAGTTTGCGGGGGGGCTATAGGAACTTTACATGA